In Sphingobacterium sp. lm-10, one DNA window encodes the following:
- a CDS encoding YkvA family protein, with translation MMKPRYFVKALALYKVFRTYQLSRKDLDKADSLSANLKAQGQDFKLLVGMAKDTLTGKYKMNKWNMSIIVGTVVYVISPLDAVPDIIPVLGWLDDVAIVSYALTKLQKEIERYKAEQQLQPEKI, from the coding sequence ATGATGAAACCAAGGTATTTTGTGAAGGCTTTAGCACTATATAAAGTGTTTAGAACCTATCAGTTGAGCAGAAAGGATTTGGATAAAGCAGACAGTTTGTCAGCAAACCTTAAAGCTCAGGGGCAGGATTTTAAGTTATTGGTGGGTATGGCGAAAGATACGCTGACAGGGAAGTATAAGATGAATAAGTGGAATATGTCTATCATCGTGGGTACTGTCGTATATGTAATCTCGCCGTTAGACGCTGTTCCCGATATCATTCCAGTATTAGGCTGGTTGGATGACGTGGCTATTGTAAGCTATGCATTGACCAAACTGCAAAAGGAAATTGAGCGCTATAAGGCAGAACAACAGTTACAACCAGAAAAAATTTAA
- a CDS encoding GNAT family N-acetyltransferase — MSKLLFRDSKLIDLESIVAIYNSTVSSRLVTADTHPVSIESKEAWFYAHSSDKRPLWVVENESDGALVGWVSFQSFYGRPAYDGTVEISIYLHENQRGKGHGKAILQYCLHRAPDYGIDTLLAYIFAHNTPSIALFEKFHFSEWAHLPDIAVLDGQRRSLKILGIHL; from the coding sequence ATGAGTAAATTATTATTTAGAGATAGCAAACTGATAGATCTGGAAAGTATCGTTGCTATCTATAATTCGACGGTATCCTCTCGTTTAGTAACGGCAGACACACATCCAGTAAGTATAGAAAGTAAAGAAGCTTGGTTTTACGCACACAGTTCCGATAAACGTCCACTTTGGGTGGTCGAAAATGAGTCGGACGGAGCGTTGGTAGGCTGGGTTAGCTTTCAATCGTTCTACGGAAGACCTGCTTACGACGGTACAGTAGAAATTAGCATATATCTACATGAAAACCAGCGGGGTAAAGGGCACGGTAAGGCGATTCTGCAATATTGTCTCCATCGCGCCCCAGACTATGGCATCGATACGTTATTAGCTTATATATTCGCGCACAATACGCCAAGCATTGCGCTGTTCGAGAAATTCCATTTTTCTGAATGGGCACATCTTCCCGATATCGCTGTATTAGACGGACAAAGGCGCAGCCTAAAGATCTTGGGTATCCACTTGTAA
- a CDS encoding sterol desaturase family protein, with protein sequence MNFLILLVTFFLMEGITWTVHKYVMHGFLWRLHRDHHDHSTEGHLEKNDYFFVIFAIPAIALIYWGSTQGFNHLFYIGLGITLYGFAYFFVHDIFIHQRVSFLRNTTNPYLMAIRRAHKQHHKHTGKEEGECFGFLWVPVKYFQMYFKKNQQHER encoded by the coding sequence ATGAACTTTTTAATCCTTTTGGTAACCTTCTTTCTGATGGAAGGTATTACCTGGACGGTACATAAATACGTGATGCACGGTTTCCTATGGAGATTGCACCGCGATCACCACGATCATAGCACCGAAGGACATCTCGAGAAAAATGATTATTTCTTTGTTATCTTCGCTATTCCCGCTATTGCATTGATTTATTGGGGCAGTACTCAAGGTTTCAATCACTTGTTTTACATTGGCTTAGGCATCACACTGTATGGCTTTGCGTATTTCTTTGTGCACGATATTTTTATACATCAGCGTGTATCTTTCCTTCGAAATACAACTAATCCGTATTTGATGGCTATCCGCCGCGCGCACAAACAGCATCACAAACATACCGGAAAAGAAGAAGGTGAATGCTTTGGATTTTTGTGGGTTCCGGTCAAGTACTTTCAGATGTATTTTAAAAAAAATCAACAACATGAACGTTAG
- a CDS encoding NAD(P)H-dependent oxidoreductase has protein sequence MGVKNIGIVVGSLRKGSFNKAIGQYLKDQAPEGVTLEAVEIGNLSLYNQDYDESGEPAEYGPFREKIKAFDGIIFITPEYNRSVPGVLKNAIDVASRPYGHSAWDGKPALVISSSISNQSGFGANHHLRQSLAYLNMPTLAQPEVYIANVQNIFDEDGALKNEESGKFLKDVLAAYLDFANKHV, from the coding sequence ATGGGAGTTAAAAATATAGGAATAGTAGTTGGATCACTTCGTAAAGGATCATTCAACAAAGCAATTGGTCAATACCTGAAAGATCAAGCACCAGAGGGTGTCACGCTAGAAGCAGTTGAAATTGGAAACTTATCGTTATACAATCAGGATTACGATGAAAGTGGAGAGCCTGCAGAATATGGACCATTTCGCGAGAAAATCAAGGCATTCGATGGGATCATCTTTATCACGCCCGAATACAATCGTTCGGTACCTGGTGTATTGAAAAACGCAATCGATGTGGCATCACGTCCTTACGGACATAGCGCCTGGGATGGAAAGCCGGCATTGGTGATTTCCTCCTCTATTAGCAATCAAAGTGGATTCGGTGCAAACCACCACCTTAGACAATCACTAGCTTATTTGAATATGCCAACACTCGCACAGCCGGAAGTTTATATTGCTAATGTGCAGAATATATTCGACGAAGATGGCGCTTTGAAAAATGAGGAAAGCGGTAAGTTTTTAAAAGACGTGTTAGCTGCCTATCTTGATTTTGCAAATAAACACGTTTAG
- a CDS encoding deoxyribodipyrimidine photo-lyase: protein MKDKVNVFWFRRDLRLEDNVGLSKAMSDDIPVVPVFIFDTGILDKLPNPLDIRVDYIHQALQAMQHDLEVLGSTLQVFHDTPKAAFEQLLKQFDIQGVFCNTDYEPQAIQRDEAIAKLLNKSSIDFHLFKDQVIFEKEDVQKNDGTPYTVYTPYSKKWRAQLERKHYTAAPNRTDGFYQTAKKSIPSLKTLGFEKTELVYEKPNLTPGMIDDYDKHRDFPAEDRTTRMGVALRFGTISIRECVKTALKNNDTWLSELIWREFFMQILYHFPHVVDTSFKKAYDAIPWRNNEKEFARWCKGETGYPIVDAGMRQLNETGFMHNRVRMVVASFLCKHLLIDWRWGEAYFAEKLLDYELSSNNGNWQWAAGCGCDAAPYFRVFNPDAQTKRFDKDLAYIKRWNPSYSYRVEQAIVDHKEARERVLKVYKKALNEARS from the coding sequence ATGAAGGATAAGGTGAATGTTTTTTGGTTTAGGCGAGATTTGCGTCTGGAAGACAACGTAGGCTTATCCAAAGCCATGTCGGATGACATCCCGGTTGTGCCTGTATTTATTTTTGATACCGGTATTTTGGATAAGCTACCGAATCCCCTGGATATTCGGGTAGATTATATCCATCAAGCATTACAAGCGATGCAGCATGATCTGGAAGTGTTAGGCAGCACATTACAGGTATTCCATGATACGCCTAAAGCAGCTTTCGAGCAATTGTTAAAGCAGTTTGATATACAGGGCGTGTTCTGCAATACCGACTATGAGCCACAAGCTATACAGCGAGACGAGGCCATCGCTAAGTTGTTGAATAAATCGAGTATTGATTTCCATCTGTTTAAGGATCAAGTAATTTTTGAAAAAGAGGACGTTCAAAAAAATGATGGTACGCCTTATACCGTCTATACACCTTATAGCAAAAAATGGCGTGCGCAATTGGAGCGTAAGCATTATACCGCGGCACCAAACCGTACGGATGGTTTTTACCAAACTGCCAAAAAATCTATTCCTTCCCTTAAAACATTAGGTTTTGAGAAAACGGAATTGGTATATGAAAAACCGAACCTAACGCCCGGAATGATTGACGATTACGACAAACATCGAGATTTCCCGGCAGAAGATCGGACGACTCGTATGGGAGTGGCCCTGCGATTTGGTACGATATCCATACGTGAATGTGTTAAAACGGCCTTGAAAAACAACGATACCTGGTTATCGGAATTAATCTGGCGAGAGTTTTTTATGCAGATATTATATCATTTTCCGCATGTGGTGGATACTAGTTTCAAAAAAGCTTATGATGCTATTCCATGGCGGAATAACGAAAAGGAGTTTGCCAGATGGTGCAAGGGTGAAACGGGATATCCTATCGTCGATGCGGGAATGCGCCAATTAAATGAGACTGGATTTATGCACAACAGGGTACGCATGGTGGTGGCGAGCTTTTTGTGTAAGCATCTCCTGATCGATTGGCGATGGGGCGAAGCCTATTTTGCGGAGAAATTATTGGATTACGAATTATCTTCTAATAACGGTAATTGGCAATGGGCGGCAGGCTGCGGCTGCGACGCGGCGCCTTACTTTCGCGTGTTTAATCCGGATGCGCAGACGAAGCGCTTCGACAAAGATCTGGCCTATATAAAACGTTGGAATCCAAGTTATTCATACCGGGTGGAGCAAGCTATTGTGGATCACAAAGAAGCACGTGAGCGGGTATTGAAAGTGTATAAAAAAGCATTAAATGAGGCCAGAAGTTAG
- a CDS encoding MarR family transcriptional regulator, translating to MNYDLIQAVIKLVSEFEHARTEDTNYGADLPGFKNWVADLYRLESDQAPDWAGIAKGRSPESVISTLLVHLNRYAKNYSRSAMFDSEFSTQEDYIYLINLKAFGEMSKMALIKKNIHDKPVGMQIINRLIKNGWVVQVGSRLDRRSKLISITDGGLQVLKEQMQKIRQATQVVSANLTTIEKLELIRLLQKLESFHHPLYQLNVPAEMLLDKAYTQLTATTTT from the coding sequence ATGAATTATGACTTAATACAAGCTGTTATCAAATTGGTGTCAGAATTCGAACATGCTCGAACGGAAGATACCAACTATGGTGCTGATTTGCCTGGTTTTAAAAACTGGGTGGCAGATCTGTATCGGTTGGAATCCGATCAAGCTCCGGATTGGGCGGGTATCGCAAAGGGGAGGTCTCCAGAAAGCGTAATCAGTACGCTATTAGTGCATTTGAACAGGTATGCGAAAAACTATTCGCGATCTGCCATGTTTGATTCTGAATTTTCGACGCAAGAAGACTATATTTATCTTATCAACCTTAAAGCTTTTGGAGAGATGAGCAAAATGGCCTTGATTAAGAAAAACATTCATGATAAACCGGTAGGTATGCAAATTATCAACCGTCTGATCAAAAATGGTTGGGTAGTGCAGGTGGGTTCTCGTCTAGATCGGCGCAGCAAGCTCATCTCTATTACCGATGGCGGTTTGCAAGTTTTAAAGGAACAAATGCAAAAGATCAGGCAGGCTACGCAAGTGGTTTCAGCAAATCTTACGACAATAGAAAAATTGGAATTGATTCGTTTGTTACAAAAATTAGAATCGTTTCATCATCCTTTATATCAGCTTAATGTGCCAGCAGAGATGCTGTTGGACAAAGCATATACACAATTAACTGCTACCACTACAACATGA
- a CDS encoding lipocalin family protein produces MNVRLPIYIGLILSLFCAGCSSIPKTAKPVAPFEVDRYLGTWYEVARLDHKFERGLSHVTATYSANEDGSIRVLNKGYNKEEQEWKSAEGKAKFRGEPTVAALKVSFFGPFYSGYNVLAIDKDYQYALVAGKDLDFLWILSRERSIPEEVKLDFLRIALEVGYTIDDLLWVDQDPNTEGAHEG; encoded by the coding sequence ATGAACGTTAGATTACCTATTTATATCGGGCTCATCTTAAGTCTATTTTGCGCTGGATGTAGCTCTATACCTAAAACAGCAAAACCCGTAGCACCTTTTGAAGTAGACCGGTATCTAGGCACTTGGTACGAAGTGGCTAGACTGGATCATAAGTTTGAGCGGGGGTTATCGCACGTAACGGCAACTTATTCTGCCAACGAAGACGGGAGCATCCGGGTACTTAATAAAGGGTACAATAAGGAAGAACAAGAATGGAAATCAGCGGAAGGTAAAGCTAAATTCCGTGGCGAACCAACTGTCGCTGCATTGAAGGTTTCCTTCTTTGGTCCATTTTATTCCGGTTATAATGTTTTGGCGATTGACAAAGACTATCAGTATGCACTAGTTGCTGGTAAGGATTTGGATTTCCTGTGGATTTTGTCTCGGGAAAGATCGATCCCTGAAGAGGTGAAGCTGGATTTTTTACGTATCGCTCTGGAAGTAGGTTACACTATTGATGATCTGCTATGGGTAGATCAAGATCCAAACACGGAAGGTGCGCATGAAGGATAA
- the idi gene encoding isopentenyl-diphosphate Delta-isomerase, with product MRPEVSQLLYVSAREVSMERNQVVLVDQYDQEVGEMDKLLAHQRGELHRAFSIFIFNKAGQMLIHQRAAKKYHGGGLWTNACCSHPQKGEDLKSAAKERLGFEMGLVCDVERIFSFVYHSPVENGLIEHEYDHVFVGYTDVEPQPNPAEVQDYQWISLEELQQKIEQSPEQFTYWFKSALTRVIAALER from the coding sequence ATGAGGCCAGAAGTTAGCCAACTTCTATATGTATCGGCCCGAGAAGTTAGCATGGAAAGAAATCAAGTCGTTTTAGTAGATCAGTATGACCAGGAAGTAGGAGAGATGGATAAGTTGTTGGCTCACCAACGCGGCGAATTACATCGTGCTTTTTCCATTTTTATCTTTAACAAGGCTGGGCAGATGCTTATTCATCAACGTGCTGCCAAAAAATATCATGGTGGTGGTTTGTGGACAAATGCCTGCTGTTCTCATCCACAAAAGGGGGAAGATCTGAAATCTGCCGCTAAGGAACGTCTCGGTTTTGAGATGGGATTGGTCTGTGATGTAGAACGTATTTTCTCCTTTGTTTATCATTCACCAGTAGAAAATGGCTTAATAGAACACGAGTACGATCATGTATTTGTGGGCTATACCGATGTGGAGCCGCAACCCAATCCAGCCGAAGTACAGGACTACCAGTGGATATCTTTAGAAGAACTACAACAGAAGATAGAGCAGTCTCCTGAACAGTTTACCTATTGGTTTAAATCCGCGCTAACCCGAGTAATCGCTGCGTTGGAAAGATAG
- a CDS encoding SRPBCC family protein, with the protein MIYSIYREQHLKGDLETIWKFFSSPYNLEKITPKDMGFVVRSKLPDDAIYEDMIIEYTVSPILSIPLKWRTRITEVVPLQRFIDFQERGPYKLWEHTHTFTPVDDGVLITDHVRYQLPLGPLGILAHKLFVRKKLNNIFDYRYQVLDKNFNQNTPQL; encoded by the coding sequence ATGATCTATAGCATTTACCGAGAGCAACATTTGAAAGGAGACCTGGAGACGATCTGGAAGTTTTTCTCTTCGCCCTATAATTTAGAAAAGATAACACCGAAGGATATGGGATTTGTGGTGAGAAGCAAACTCCCGGATGATGCGATATATGAAGATATGATTATCGAATATACGGTGAGCCCGATTTTAAGCATTCCGTTAAAGTGGCGTACACGGATCACAGAAGTAGTGCCATTACAACGTTTCATTGATTTTCAGGAACGGGGACCTTATAAATTGTGGGAACATACGCATACATTTACTCCGGTTGACGACGGTGTACTGATTACTGATCATGTGCGCTATCAATTGCCACTAGGCCCACTGGGTATATTGGCGCATAAATTGTTCGTACGTAAGAAGCTTAATAATATATTTGATTATCGCTATCAAGTATTGGATAAAAATTTTAATCAAAATACCCCACAACTATGA
- the crtI gene encoding phytoene desaturase family protein, with the protein MKKRIAIIGSGISGLSAAAYAAAAGNTVHVFEKNSGPGGRARQFITDNGYTFDMGPSWYWMPDIIDNFFQDFDKHATDYFDLLPLDPQFEMVFSEENVSIPRDYTEMKVLFERIEKGAGARLDEFMKAAKYKYEVGMRDFVNKPCYSWSEFMSPKIAGSALRLDLLSGFRKYVKKYFKNPKLISLMEFPVIFLGASPRKIPAMYSLMNYGGYALGTWYPKGGFYELVKAMKAVAEEQGAEFHFNHPVEAIQCANSSVQSLRINGELHEFDVVIASSDYHHTESLLEPSLRNYDESYWAGRTFAPSCLIYYLGFRERIPNLKHHTLFFENDLDAHIDSIYVDKDWPEKSLFYACSPSQTDDGVAPEGHENVFLLMPLAMGVADDESTRERYLLDMITRLEKHTGTTGLTDKMDYKKSYCVSDFIQDYNAYGGNAYGLANTLSQTAVWKPAIKNKKLKNLFYTGQLTVPGPGVPPSIISGKIVATEVNKLNTHSYEKAV; encoded by the coding sequence ATGAAAAAAAGGATTGCCATTATAGGATCCGGAATCTCGGGATTGTCTGCCGCTGCATACGCTGCCGCTGCCGGTAACACGGTGCACGTATTTGAGAAAAATTCAGGTCCTGGTGGTCGCGCACGTCAATTCATCACCGACAATGGCTATACCTTTGATATGGGGCCAAGCTGGTACTGGATGCCAGATATTATTGATAATTTCTTTCAGGACTTTGATAAGCATGCGACAGATTATTTCGACTTGCTTCCATTGGACCCACAGTTTGAAATGGTTTTTTCGGAAGAAAATGTATCCATACCCAGAGATTATACAGAAATGAAAGTCTTATTTGAGCGCATAGAGAAGGGAGCAGGAGCAAGACTAGATGAATTCATGAAGGCGGCCAAGTATAAGTATGAGGTGGGTATGCGGGATTTTGTAAACAAACCTTGTTACAGCTGGTCTGAATTTATGTCACCAAAAATAGCCGGCAGCGCGCTACGATTGGATTTGCTGTCGGGCTTCAGGAAGTACGTGAAGAAATACTTTAAAAATCCAAAGCTAATCTCCCTCATGGAATTTCCGGTCATTTTCTTAGGCGCCTCTCCGAGAAAGATCCCTGCCATGTATAGCTTGATGAATTATGGCGGTTATGCACTGGGTACCTGGTATCCGAAAGGTGGTTTTTATGAGTTAGTGAAAGCGATGAAAGCTGTAGCGGAAGAGCAAGGTGCCGAGTTTCACTTTAACCATCCTGTAGAAGCAATACAGTGTGCCAATTCCTCCGTGCAATCTTTGCGGATAAACGGCGAGCTTCATGAGTTCGATGTTGTAATTGCATCGTCTGATTATCATCACACAGAATCTTTATTGGAGCCATCGCTACGAAATTATGATGAATCTTACTGGGCAGGGCGCACTTTCGCACCTTCCTGTCTGATCTATTATTTAGGATTCCGAGAGCGTATTCCTAATCTAAAGCATCACACCTTATTTTTTGAAAACGATTTAGACGCCCACATTGATTCCATTTATGTCGATAAGGATTGGCCTGAAAAATCGCTATTTTATGCTTGCTCTCCATCACAAACAGATGATGGCGTAGCGCCCGAAGGACATGAAAATGTATTTCTATTAATGCCTTTGGCAATGGGTGTAGCAGACGACGAATCTACTAGAGAACGTTACCTTTTGGATATGATCACACGCCTGGAGAAACACACTGGGACGACTGGGTTGACAGATAAAATGGATTATAAGAAAAGCTATTGTGTTTCTGATTTTATACAGGATTATAATGCCTACGGTGGCAACGCATATGGCTTAGCCAACACGCTATCTCAAACTGCGGTATGGAAGCCTGCCATAAAGAACAAAAAATTGAAAAACTTATTTTATACAGGACAATTGACTGTACCGGGCCCGGGTGTACCGCCGTCCATCATTTCTGGTAAAATCGTCGCTACCGAAGTCAATAAACTTAACACACACTCCTATGAAAAAGCTGTTTGA
- a CDS encoding phytoene/squalene synthase family protein has product MKKLFDELSFQVSKATTEKYSTSFSLGILSLDSCIRPAVYAIYGYVRLADEIVDSFHSYDKHKLLQRFKEQTHQALEEKISLNPILQSFQETVNRYDIDHGLIEQFLHSMEMDLNPTEYNTEKYKEYILGSAEVVGLMCLQVFVEGDKTAYELLKPYAMKLGSAFQKVNFLRDLKDDYQILGRTYFPDVDMAVFDNSIKSAIEADIHAEFREALIGIKKLPASARFGVYLAYKYYLSLFKKIRRLPAQRILCERIRIPNGRKVSLMMQSYVAYKMAIM; this is encoded by the coding sequence ATGAAAAAGCTGTTTGATGAATTAAGCTTTCAAGTAAGCAAAGCCACCACAGAAAAATATAGTACCAGCTTTTCGCTTGGCATCCTTTCATTAGATTCCTGCATTCGTCCGGCGGTGTATGCCATTTATGGATACGTGAGGTTGGCAGACGAGATAGTGGATAGCTTCCATAGCTATGATAAGCACAAATTGTTGCAACGATTTAAAGAGCAAACGCATCAGGCATTAGAGGAGAAAATTTCTTTAAATCCCATTTTGCAGTCTTTTCAAGAGACGGTGAATCGATACGATATCGATCACGGTTTGATCGAACAATTTCTGCACAGCATGGAAATGGATTTGAATCCAACAGAATACAATACGGAAAAATACAAAGAGTATATTTTGGGTTCGGCAGAGGTGGTTGGCTTGATGTGTTTGCAGGTTTTTGTAGAGGGAGATAAAACGGCTTATGAACTATTGAAGCCCTATGCCATGAAACTAGGCTCTGCTTTTCAAAAAGTCAACTTTTTGCGGGATTTAAAAGACGATTACCAGATTTTAGGTCGCACTTACTTTCCAGATGTGGATATGGCTGTTTTTGACAATTCGATCAAATCAGCGATAGAGGCAGACATACATGCCGAGTTTCGGGAGGCATTGATTGGTATCAAAAAACTGCCTGCCTCAGCCCGATTCGGCGTCTACCTGGCCTATAAATATTATCTATCTCTTTTCAAGAAAATCCGCCGATTGCCTGCACAACGTATTTTGTGCGAACGTATTCGTATTCCGAACGGGCGAAAAGTTTCTTTGATGATGCAAAGCTATGTGGCCTACAAGATGGCCATTATGTAA